The DNA region CTGTCAGAGATCGTTGACACCTGTCAGATCCGGGGCCTAACGTGACGCCCATCACAGTCATCTGTCAAGGGGTCGGTCCATCGGGGGCCGACGCCGGCGACCGACCCGGAGGAAGTCGTCCATGACCACCAGCGCACCCCCCACCACCGCGATCATCGGCGCCGGCATCAGCGGTCTCACGGCTGCCAAGATGCTCGAGGACTACGCGATCCCCTACACCGTCTTCGAGACCTCGGACCGGGTCGGTGGCAACTGGGCGTTCGGCAACCCCAACGGGCACAGCAGCGCCTACCGGTCGCTGCACATCGACACCTCCAAGCACCAGCTGTCCTTCAAGGACTTCCCGATGCCCGCGGAGTATCCCGACTTCCCGCACCACACCCAGATCAAGGAGTACCTCGACTCCTACGCCGACACCTTCGGCCTGCGTGACCGGATCGAGTTCCGCAACGGCGTCGTCCACGCGCAGCGACGTCCCGGCGGGGGCTGGGAGCTCGAGGACCAGGCGGGGGAGCGCCGGTCGTTCGACCTGCTGGTGGTCGCCAACGGGCACCACTGGGACCCGCGCACGGCCGAGTTCCCCGGTGAGTTCACCGGGGAGACGATCCACTCGCACGCCTACGTCGACCCGTGGACGCCGCTGCACCTGATGGACAAGCGGATCCTGGTGGTCGGCCTCGGCAACAGCGCCGCCGACATCACCGTCGAGCTCTCCCAGAAGGCGATGCGCAACGAGGTCACGCTCTCCACCCGCAGCAGTGCCTGGATCGTGCCGAAGCTGATGTACGGCAAGGCCGCCGACATGAACTACCGCACCAACCCCCACCTTCCGCTCAGCTGGCAGCGGAAGGCGGCACAGTGGGGCCAGCGGTTCACCGCGTCCGACCCCACGCTCTACGGGCTGCCGAAGCCCAACCACAAGTTCTTCGAGGCCCACCCGACCCAGTCGGGCGAGCTCCCGCTGCGGCTGAAGTCCGGCGACGTGACCCCGAAGGGGAACATCGCCCGCCTGGACGGCGAGACCGTCCACTTCGAGGACGGCACCAGCGCCGACTTCGACGTGATCATCTACGCGACCGGCTACAACATCACCTTCCCGTTCTTCGACCCCGCCTTCATCAGCGCGCCGGACAACGACATCCGACTCTTCAAGCGGATGTTCAAGCCCGGCCTCGACGACGTGGTGTTCATCGGGTTCGCCCAGGCCACCCCGACGCTCTTCCCGTTCGTCGAGTCCCAGGCCCGGCTGCTCGGCGCCTACGCCGCCGGGAGGTACGCGCTCCCGCCGGCGGAGCAGATGGAGCAGGTGATCGACGCCGACCGGCAGCTCTACACCGGACACGTCCTGGACCGGCCGCGGCACACCCAGCAGCTCGACTACTTCGTCTACGAGCACGACCTACGGGCCAAGGAGCTGCCGGCGGGGATGGACCGGCTCGCCGCCGGTGCACCCGGATACGTGCCCGCGACGTCGTCGGTGGCAGCCGGGTGAGCGACCGCTCCTGGGCCCGGATGGTCGACCGCCGTGGCGACGCCCGCGGGGACGCCCGCCGCGCCGCCCTGCTGCAGGCGCTCGACGAGCTCCTCCGCGAGCAGGTCCTCGACGAGATCAACGTCGCCGAGATCTCCCGCCGCGCCGGCGTCACCCGCTCCGCCTTCTACTTCTACTTCGAGTCCAAGGCGATGGCGGTGATGGCCCTGATGGCCGACCTGTACGACGCCGCCTCGCTCGCGACCGAGGACCTGGTCGCGGCCGAGGGGGAGCCGCAGGCCCGGATCCGCGCGGTCATCACCCGGCTCTTCGACTCGGTGGACGCCACCCCGCACGCCTACCGGGCGCTGCTGGCGGCGCGGGCCACCAGCGCGACCGTGCGGGACACCTGGGACGCCGGACTCCTCGACCTCGCCGGCGACGTCGCGGCGATGATCGCCGCCGAGCGGGAGGCCGCCCGGGCGGCGCCCGGCCCGGACGCCGTCGCGAT from Nocardioides sambongensis includes:
- a CDS encoding flavin-containing monooxygenase gives rise to the protein MTTSAPPTTAIIGAGISGLTAAKMLEDYAIPYTVFETSDRVGGNWAFGNPNGHSSAYRSLHIDTSKHQLSFKDFPMPAEYPDFPHHTQIKEYLDSYADTFGLRDRIEFRNGVVHAQRRPGGGWELEDQAGERRSFDLLVVANGHHWDPRTAEFPGEFTGETIHSHAYVDPWTPLHLMDKRILVVGLGNSAADITVELSQKAMRNEVTLSTRSSAWIVPKLMYGKAADMNYRTNPHLPLSWQRKAAQWGQRFTASDPTLYGLPKPNHKFFEAHPTQSGELPLRLKSGDVTPKGNIARLDGETVHFEDGTSADFDVIIYATGYNITFPFFDPAFISAPDNDIRLFKRMFKPGLDDVVFIGFAQATPTLFPFVESQARLLGAYAAGRYALPPAEQMEQVIDADRQLYTGHVLDRPRHTQQLDYFVYEHDLRAKELPAGMDRLAAGAPGYVPATSSVAAG
- a CDS encoding TetR/AcrR family transcriptional regulator, which codes for MSDRSWARMVDRRGDARGDARRAALLQALDELLREQVLDEINVAEISRRAGVTRSAFYFYFESKAMAVMALMADLYDAASLATEDLVAAEGEPQARIRAVITRLFDSVDATPHAYRALLAARATSATVRDTWDAGLLDLAGDVAAMIAAEREAARAAPGPDAVAIAAVLLDLNNHALERHALGSGPPRADHIEALTAVWVRTIYGAAAPNAANDPGSTP